The candidate division KSB1 bacterium genome includes the window CTACTCGGACCGGAATCCAGATGATTGTGCCCACTGGCAACCGCAGCGGGTCGGTGACTTTGTTGATTCTTTCTAGCACTTTCCAATTCACCTGATACTTGCGCTCCAAATCGAATAAGGTCTCGCCGGGATTCACAATGTGAGGTTCCAATCTATATGATCGTTGTTCAACGCCTTCATTATTTGGTTGCTCATTAGGTGCTGTTGGTTGCTGAATTCCATTTTTGATCCCTTTCATCGTTTCATTGATCCTTGATGGATTGCAGACGATCTGAATCCAGCCCGCTGACAGCATCAGCATGAACATAATCAAAAGCAGCAGCATCAAAAAGCTGAATCGGATGACGGACCGAAACATTTTGGTTACCTCCTGTCTTATTTGTCCGGGCAATAAAAGGAGGTCACTCATCGGCGTGCTTCTTTTTTGCATAGGCGTTACCCTCCTTGTTGATTGGATTCGAATCCACTCTGGATATTCACAAAAATAATGCCATGAAATTGGAAGAGAAATAGTAAGGGTAACAGAATGCATATTCAGCGGTTAACAGAGGCTTATCATGGTGCGGTTTTCTAGCTCTTGCAGCAATATCGCAGCACCATTGCTATTTTTTTACGACATTTTTGAAAATGGCGATTTTTGAGGTTCATCAAAACGAAGCGCGTTGGAGAACGCTAAAAGCTATAATGCTCTGAATAGCGCCTGGACAAGTTCAAGAGGTGCAATTCGAACAAGCTATGCACCGGCAATCCATCCTTCGAAAAATTCTTTCGATCTTTGCCGATGTTGATGGAGTTGGCAACAATTGTAACTCAAACAGATCTGTGAGCTTTCTATCATCCGCAGATGATGGATTATGAGGATGTCTCAATCCGCCTGTTCTGGTAATAATCGGTTCAGCTTCTGTTCGAATACATCATAGGTTGCTTGATCGAACAAACAAAAGATTACGAGTTCAAGGCCGCTTTCTCCCTTAAGATATTCGATGGTCGTGGTTAACATGATCTCCGCGCAGCGGTCCACCGGGTAGCCGAAAATCCCAGTGCTAATGGCGGGAAAAGCAATCGATTTTAAAAGGTGCTTGTCAGCTAATTTTAAACTATTCAGGGTAGCATTGCGGAGCTTGGCATCTTCATCACCCTCCCCCATCCGAGGGCCCACCGCATGAATGACATGTTTTGCTTTTAAATTCCCCCCTGTTGTAATCACGGCGCCGCCGACAAATGTTCCCCCGATCTTATTACACTCCTCTTGGATCATAGGACCGCCCTTCCGTCGAATAGCACCGGCCACGCCGCCCCCTAAAATCAGTTGCGAATTCGCTGCATTGACGATCGCATCCGTAGCCAAGTCGGTAATATCCCCCTTCACCAATTCAATCACATGATGATCTATCATCTTCCTCATCTCGATTCCCTCCGATCCGTCGAATTTATTATGCGAACATGTAATAAAAAACTTTTTTTACTACCATGAAACGCAATAACAGCTCACTGACATTTGATTGCTTATCACTGATTACTACTGATGATTCACCACTGATTCCTGAATAGGATAATCACTACGTTCGTCCATTAAATCCCAAGCTCACGGGATCGGCACTGGTTTGCGGTCCTGGTCGACAGCCACATAAGTGATCTCGGCTGAGGTAACTGGAACTTCCTCGCCGGGGTGATCCCATCGGCTGGCTCGGACGTCGACCTCAATAGTGATTGACGTTCGGCCTTTCCGAATTGTTCGCGTATAAAATGACACCTGATCG containing:
- a CDS encoding LysM peptidoglycan-binding domain-containing protein — protein: MQKRSTPMSDLLLLPGQIRQEVTKMFRSVIRFSFLMLLLLIMFMLMLSAGWIQIVCNPSRINETMKGIKNGIQQPTAPNEQPNNEGVEQRSYRLEPHIVNPGETLFDLERKYQVNWKVLERINKVTDPLRLPVGTIIWIPVRVAES
- a CDS encoding macro domain-containing protein codes for the protein MRKMIDHHVIELVKGDITDLATDAIVNAANSQLILGGGVAGAIRRKGGPMIQEECNKIGGTFVGGAVITTGGNLKAKHVIHAVGPRMGEGDEDAKLRNATLNSLKLADKHLLKSIAFPAISTGIFGYPVDRCAEIMLTTTIEYLKGESGLELVIFCLFDQATYDVFEQKLNRLLPEQAD